CGGCCGTGATGCCGGCCAGCGCCATCTCGGCGTACACCGCGCGGGCCAGCTGGTGATAGGTCTCCGGGGTCAGCCGGTCGGCGACCGAGTACATGACCTCGCGCCAGGTCCAGAAAGTGCCGGAGCCGACCTGGACGGTGCCGCGAAGGGCGCGGTGGAAGGCGTGGCTGTGGGCGTTCGCCAGGCCCGGGAGGGTCAGTCCGCGCAGGATCTCGGCGCCGGGCGGCGGGGAGCCGACGCCCGTCCGGACGGCGGTGATGCGGCCGTCGGCCACCTCCAGGGCGACGCCCGGCTCGACGTTCGTGTCGAGCCAGGCGTGCTCCAGCCAGTACGTCCGTGTCCGCTGCGTGGGGGTCACCGGCAGGCCAGTCCTTCCAGTACGTCGGCGAGGGCGTGCACCCCGGCCACGCAGTCGTCCTCGGCGGCGAACTCGGCCGGGGAGTGCGAGACGCCCGTGGGGTTGCGCACGAACAGCATGGCGGTCGGGATGGCCCCGGAGAGGATTCCGGCGTCGTGTCCGGCGCCGGTGCCCAGGACGGGGACCTTGAGGTCGGTGCCCTTGTCCTTGCCGAGGATGCGGGCGAGTTCGTCGCGCAGGGCGTGGTCGAACTCGACGACGGGCGTGAACGACTCACGGACGATGTCGAGGTCGATGCCGTGGGCGGCGGCGTACTCACGGGCGGCTTTCTCGATGCCCGTGACCACCGTGTCCAGGGTGTCCTGGTCGGCGGCGCGGGAGTCGAGCCAGCCGCGCACCAGGGAGGGGATGGCGTTGACGCCGTTCGGCTCGACGGAGATCTTGCCGAAGGTGGCGACGGCGCCCGCGAGTCGCGCTTCGCGGCGGGCGGCGAGGACCGTCTCGGCGTAGGACAGCATCGGGTCGCGGCGGTCCACGAGGCGGGTGGTGCCGGCGTGGTTGGCCTCGCCCCGGAAGTCGAACCGCCAGCGCCCGTGCGGCCAGATGGCACTGGCGATGCCCACCTGGTCCCCGCTCAGGTCGAGCGCGCGGCCCTGCTCGACGTGGAGTTCGACGAAGGCGCCGATGCGGGCCAGCCGCTCCGGGTCGGGGCCGATGGCTTCGGGGTCGTGTCCGGCGGCCTCCATGGCCCTCGGGAGGGTGATGCCGTCGCCGTCGGTGAGCTTGTGGGCCTGCTCG
The Streptomyces sp. NBC_01485 genome window above contains:
- a CDS encoding allantoate amidohydrolase, whose product is MWRDLLPIGRHPDTRGYRRYAWTAADAECRDWFRAQAEARGLVHELDRNGNQWAWLGDPAAGDAVVTGSHLDSVPDGGAFDGPLGVVSSFAALDELRARGVTFTRPLALVNFGDEEGARFGLACVGSRLTAGQLTVEQAHKLTDGDGITLPRAMEAAGHDPEAIGPDPERLARIGAFVELHVEQGRALDLSGDQVGIASAIWPHGRWRFDFRGEANHAGTTRLVDRRDPMLSYAETVLAARREARLAGAVATFGKISVEPNGVNAIPSLVRGWLDSRAADQDTLDTVVTGIEKAAREYAAAHGIDLDIVRESFTPVVEFDHALRDELARILGKDKGTDLKVPVLGTGAGHDAGILSGAIPTAMLFVRNPTGVSHSPAEFAAEDDCVAGVHALADVLEGLACR